From Roseburia hominis, the proteins below share one genomic window:
- a CDS encoding FAD-dependent protein → MKYDVIIIGAGPGGIFSAYELAKTRPELKIAVYEAGYPLEKRRCPIDGDKVKSCIKCKTCAIMSGFGGAGAFSDGKYNITNDFGGTLYEYIGKEKATRLMEYVDEINVSHGGAQTKMYSTAGSEFKKLCIQNKLKLLDASVRHLGTDINYVVLENLYAELKDKVDFYFNTPIDKVEILDDGYRIHYKNESADCTNCVISVGRSGSKWMEKVCQELSIPTKSNRVDIGVRVELPAVIFAHLTDELYESKIVYRTEKFEDNVRTFCMNPNGIVVNENTNGIITVNGHSFEDASKKTENTNFALLVAKHFSEPFKDSNEYGESIARLSNMLGGGVIVQRFGDLERGRRSNQKRIEEGTVRPTLAATPGDLSLVLPKRILDGIVEMIHALDKIAPGTANDDTLLYGMEVKFYNMEVELDQNLETKHKGLYVIGDGSGVTHSLSHASASGIHVARRISETL, encoded by the coding sequence ATGAAGTATGATGTAATCATTATTGGAGCCGGCCCCGGAGGAATCTTTTCTGCTTACGAGCTAGCAAAGACAAGACCGGAACTGAAAATCGCAGTCTATGAGGCCGGATATCCTTTGGAAAAGCGCCGCTGCCCTATCGACGGCGACAAGGTAAAATCCTGTATCAAGTGTAAGACCTGCGCGATCATGAGCGGCTTCGGCGGTGCCGGCGCATTTTCCGACGGGAAATACAACATTACCAATGATTTTGGAGGAACTCTGTACGAATACATTGGGAAGGAAAAAGCGACCCGTCTCATGGAATATGTAGATGAGATTAACGTTTCACACGGCGGTGCGCAGACAAAAATGTATTCCACGGCGGGGTCAGAGTTCAAAAAGCTGTGCATTCAGAACAAATTGAAACTTTTGGATGCGTCTGTCCGTCATCTTGGTACAGATATCAACTATGTTGTGCTGGAAAATCTCTATGCAGAGCTGAAGGATAAGGTAGATTTTTATTTTAACACACCGATCGATAAGGTAGAAATCTTGGATGACGGCTACCGTATCCACTACAAGAACGAATCTGCGGATTGCACAAACTGTGTCATATCCGTGGGGCGAAGCGGAAGCAAATGGATGGAGAAGGTCTGTCAGGAGCTTTCCATTCCCACCAAATCCAACCGTGTGGATATCGGGGTCCGTGTGGAGCTCCCGGCTGTTATTTTCGCTCACCTGACCGACGAGCTTTACGAGAGCAAGATCGTTTACCGGACGGAGAAATTCGAGGACAACGTCCGCACCTTCTGTATGAACCCGAACGGCATCGTGGTAAATGAGAACACTAACGGCATCATTACCGTGAACGGCCACAGCTTCGAGGACGCTTCGAAGAAAACGGAAAACACCAACTTTGCCCTTCTGGTAGCCAAACATTTCTCGGAGCCGTTTAAGGACAGTAACGAATATGGTGAGAGCATTGCCCGCCTCTCCAATATGCTTGGCGGCGGCGTCATCGTTCAGCGGTTCGGTGATCTGGAGAGAGGCCGAAGAAGCAACCAGAAACGAATCGAGGAAGGCACGGTCCGTCCTACCCTGGCCGCAACTCCCGGAGATTTAAGTCTGGTACTTCCCAAACGGATCCTGGACGGAATCGTGGAGATGATCCACGCCCTTGATAAGATCGCACCGGGCACAGCCAATGACGACACGCTTCTTTATGGCATGGAGGTCAAATTCTACAATATGGAGGTCGAACTCGATCAGAATCTGGAGACGAAGCATAAAGGGCTGTATGTGATCGGCGATGGCAGCGGAGTCACCCACTCCCTCTCCCACGCCTCCGCAAGCGGGATTCATGTGGCACGTCGGATCAGTGAGACCCTTTAA
- a CDS encoding patatin family protein — MITAGLILEGGATRGVFTSGVLDYLMEKDIYLSHVIGVSAGSCNAVDYVSKQIGRTRDCMITQGEEYNYYYGLKDFVRNRSVLDMDTIFDKFPNELIPFDYDTYFASEITCEIVATNCLTGKAEYLTENHDRERLMRICRASSSMPLVCPIVNLDKTPYLDGGLADSIPVRRALKLGLEKNVVVLTRPRGYRKKPVSKPLARMYRRLYGKYPELVRICIQRNRIYNRTMELIEKLEAQGKIYVIRPEVKPVSRLEKDQHKLMAFYHHGYELMEKQLPDMMKYLGVEEENKTANEVRNA, encoded by the coding sequence TTGATTACAGCAGGCTTAATACTTGAAGGAGGAGCGACCAGGGGTGTGTTCACCTCCGGTGTTCTGGATTACCTTATGGAAAAAGATATTTATCTCTCCCACGTGATCGGCGTATCGGCCGGTTCCTGCAACGCCGTGGACTATGTGTCAAAGCAGATCGGGCGTACCCGCGACTGCATGATTACTCAGGGAGAAGAATATAACTATTACTATGGATTAAAGGATTTTGTGCGGAACAGAAGTGTCCTGGATATGGACACGATCTTTGATAAATTTCCGAATGAATTGATTCCCTTCGATTACGACACCTATTTTGCGTCGGAAATCACCTGTGAGATTGTTGCGACGAACTGCCTCACAGGAAAAGCGGAATATTTGACGGAGAATCATGACAGGGAGAGGCTGATGCGGATCTGCCGGGCAAGCAGCAGTATGCCGCTGGTGTGTCCCATCGTGAATCTGGATAAGACACCTTATCTGGACGGCGGACTGGCGGATTCCATACCGGTGAGAAGGGCATTGAAGCTGGGACTTGAAAAGAACGTGGTCGTTCTCACAAGGCCCCGCGGTTACCGGAAAAAGCCGGTCTCGAAACCGCTGGCGAGAATGTACAGGAGACTGTATGGCAAATATCCGGAGCTGGTACGGATCTGTATTCAGAGGAACCGCATTTACAACCGGACAATGGAATTGATCGAGAAGCTGGAAGCACAGGGGAAGATTTATGTGATCCGCCCCGAAGTAAAGCCGGTCTCAAGGCTGGAAAAAGACCAGCACAAGCTGATGGCCTTTTATCACCATGGCTATGAGCTGATGGAAAAACAGCTTCCGGATATGATGAAATACCTGGGTGTTGAAGAAGAAAATAAGACAGCCAATGAAGTTCGAAATGCGTAA
- a CDS encoding chorion class high-cysteine HCB protein 13 — protein MSDLSATNCGCGCENVANNYGCGGGMSSCLWIIILLVCCGGCGGGFGGRGDGCGCGNDSCLWIILLLIFCGGCGNGCGGGFGGRGDGCGCGC, from the coding sequence ATGAGTGATTTAAGTGCAACAAACTGTGGATGCGGATGCGAAAACGTAGCAAATAACTATGGATGCGGCGGTGGAATGTCTTCCTGCCTGTGGATCATCATTCTTCTTGTTTGCTGTGGCGGCTGCGGCGGCGGTTTCGGCGGACGTGGTGACGGATGTGGCTGCGGAAACGACAGTTGTCTGTGGATTATCCTTCTCCTCATCTTCTGTGGTGGCTGCGGAAATGGTTGTGGCGGAGGCTTCGGTGGACGCGGCGACGGCTGCGGTTGCGGATGCTAG
- a CDS encoding HD domain-containing protein yields the protein MMDYDSLMEFMKLAEQLKCNTRHSFTSSGRPESVAEHCWRLMLFAWLMKEEFPQLHMKRVLELCLFHDMGEAITGDVPCFEKGEKEQNIEQMAISRLPEKVPEPYRSQMADIFREIEENRTPEAQLLQALDKMEAVIQHNEADISTWLPLEYDLQLQYGQKQADAFAYTRGLRDRIYADSVEKIEKESGRKLEKEEGF from the coding sequence ATGATGGATTATGATTCCCTGATGGAATTCATGAAACTGGCTGAACAGTTAAAATGCAATACGCGGCATTCTTTTACTTCGAGCGGGCGTCCTGAGAGTGTGGCAGAGCATTGCTGGCGGCTGATGTTGTTTGCCTGGCTGATGAAAGAAGAATTTCCTCAACTTCATATGAAGCGGGTCCTGGAATTGTGCCTGTTTCATGATATGGGCGAAGCGATCACAGGGGATGTCCCCTGTTTTGAAAAGGGTGAGAAGGAACAGAACATCGAACAGATGGCGATAAGCAGACTTCCCGAAAAAGTACCGGAGCCTTACCGAAGTCAGATGGCAGACATTTTCCGTGAGATTGAGGAAAACCGCACGCCGGAAGCACAGCTTTTGCAGGCCCTTGACAAAATGGAAGCGGTAATCCAGCACAATGAGGCGGATATTTCCACATGGCTTCCACTGGAATATGATCTGCAGCTTCAGTATGGTCAGAAACAGGCGGACGCATTTGCCTATACCAGAGGCCTGCGTGACCGCATTTACGCAGATTCCGTCGAAAAAATAGAAAAAGAAAGTGGAAGGAAACTTGAAAAAGAGGAAGGCTTTTAG
- a CDS encoding secondary thiamine-phosphate synthase enzyme YjbQ, with product MYLYEHTITTKSAQQMSKVTNMIREDIARSGVKDGIVVVFSPHTTAGFTINENADPDVVHDMLLGFEEVFPTRQPFYQHMEGNSHAHMKTTMVGPSQTLILKDGQILFGIWQDLYFCEFDGPRNRHFYVKILEG from the coding sequence ATGTATCTGTATGAACACACTATCACGACCAAATCTGCCCAGCAGATGTCAAAGGTGACCAATATGATCCGGGAGGACATCGCCAGGAGCGGAGTAAAGGACGGTATCGTTGTTGTGTTCTCACCGCATACGACGGCAGGATTTACGATCAATGAGAATGCTGATCCTGATGTGGTGCACGACATGCTTTTAGGCTTTGAGGAGGTATTTCCGACAAGACAGCCATTTTATCAGCATATGGAAGGCAATTCCCATGCGCATATGAAGACGACTATGGTGGGACCGTCTCAGACTTTGATCTTAAAAGACGGGCAGATTTTATTTGGAATCTGGCAGGATCTGTATTTCTGCGAGTTTGACGGACCGCGGAACCGCCACTTCTATGTGAAGATTCTGGAGGGATAG
- a CDS encoding ATP-binding cassette domain-containing protein, whose translation MISTSNVTLRVGKKALFEDVNIKFTEGNCYGMIGANGAGKSTFLKILSGQLEPTSGEVIITPGERLSFLQQDHFKYDQFPVLDTVIMGNARLYEIMKEKEAIYAKEDFTDEDGIRASELEAEFATMDGWEAESDAASLLNGLGIETELHYALMKDLSGAQKVKVLLAQALFGNPDILLLDEPTNHLDMDAIAWLEEFLIGFNNTVIVVSHDRYFLNKVCTQIADIDYGKIQLYAGNYDFWYESSQLLIRQMKEANKKKEEKIKELQEFISRFSANASKSRQATSRKRALEKIQLEEIRPSSRKYPYIDFKPNREIGNEVLTVEGITKTIDGVKVLDDISFTLNRDDKVAFVGGNEFAKTTLFQILSGEMEPDAGTYKWGVTTTQAYFPKDSGREFDNEDTIVEWLTQYSEEKDVTYVRGFLGRMLFGGEDGVKKVKVLSGGEKVRCLLSKMMISGANVLILDEPTDHLDMEAITALNNGMKKFPGVLLFASRDHQIVETTANRIMEIMPGGKMIDKITTYDEYLASDEMARKRQTYTMQGEDN comes from the coding sequence ATGATCAGTACAAGTAACGTTACCCTCCGCGTAGGAAAAAAGGCATTATTTGAAGATGTAAACATTAAATTTACAGAAGGAAACTGTTACGGCATGATCGGCGCCAACGGTGCCGGCAAGTCTACCTTTTTGAAGATCCTGTCCGGACAGCTTGAGCCGACCTCCGGCGAGGTCATCATCACTCCGGGAGAGCGTCTGTCTTTCCTTCAGCAGGATCATTTCAAATATGACCAGTTCCCGGTACTGGACACCGTTATTATGGGAAATGCCCGCCTTTATGAGATTATGAAGGAGAAAGAAGCAATTTACGCCAAAGAGGATTTTACCGATGAGGACGGAATCCGCGCCAGTGAGCTGGAGGCTGAATTCGCCACGATGGACGGCTGGGAGGCAGAGTCTGACGCCGCTTCCCTCTTAAACGGTCTGGGAATTGAGACGGAGCTTCACTATGCACTGATGAAGGACTTAAGCGGTGCGCAGAAGGTCAAGGTCCTGCTCGCACAGGCGCTTTTCGGCAACCCGGATATCCTGCTTCTTGACGAGCCGACCAACCATTTGGATATGGACGCCATCGCCTGGCTGGAAGAATTCCTGATCGGCTTCAACAACACCGTGATCGTGGTCTCCCATGACCGTTATTTCCTAAATAAGGTCTGCACCCAGATCGCAGATATCGACTATGGCAAAATCCAGCTCTACGCCGGAAACTATGATTTCTGGTATGAGTCCAGTCAGCTTCTGATTCGCCAGATGAAGGAAGCGAACAAGAAAAAAGAAGAAAAGATCAAGGAGCTGCAGGAGTTTATTTCACGATTCAGCGCCAACGCGTCCAAATCCCGTCAGGCGACCTCAAGGAAGCGTGCACTGGAGAAGATTCAGCTCGAAGAGATTCGTCCGTCCAGCCGGAAATACCCCTATATCGACTTCAAACCGAACCGTGAGATCGGCAACGAAGTTCTGACGGTGGAGGGAATCACCAAGACCATCGACGGAGTCAAGGTTTTAGATGATATCTCCTTTACCCTGAACCGGGATGATAAAGTAGCCTTCGTAGGCGGAAATGAATTTGCCAAGACCACCCTCTTCCAGATTCTGTCCGGAGAGATGGAGCCGGATGCCGGAACGTATAAATGGGGCGTCACTACGACCCAGGCGTATTTCCCGAAAGACAGCGGCAGGGAATTTGACAACGAAGATACGATCGTGGAATGGCTGACCCAGTATTCCGAAGAAAAAGACGTGACCTATGTGCGGGGATTTTTAGGACGTATGCTCTTTGGCGGCGAGGACGGCGTCAAGAAGGTGAAGGTTCTCTCCGGTGGTGAGAAGGTGCGCTGTCTTCTGTCCAAGATGATGATCTCCGGAGCCAATGTGCTGATTCTCGACGAGCCTACGGACCACCTGGACATGGAAGCCATCACCGCCCTCAATAACGGTATGAAGAAATTCCCGGGCGTGCTCCTTTTCGCTTCCCGCGACCATCAGATTGTGGAGACGACGGCAAATCGAATCATGGAGATCATGCCGGGCGGCAAGATGATCGACAAGATCACTACGTATGATGAATATCTGGCAAGCGACGAGATGGCAAGAAAACGACAGACCTACACTATGCAGGGTGAAGATAATTAG